A section of the Marinoscillum sp. 108 genome encodes:
- a CDS encoding PKD domain-containing protein → MKRTFLSGKKATAFFSRGLAATILAFGALTFATSCGEDEKVDPPVPAAASFVAQVDVFEVTFVNSSTGAVSSAWDFGDGNTSTELNVVHTYTSPGDYTVTLTVTGEAEDTDTAEEVVSIVIPESSFENGDFDLYPADHEMYQANNDMWEPPTADDGWTGREGFRAGGMTTDGKKLEDGTKTNGLKIYGPERGAYQVVDVVPGATYVVTFEAATEVIDEPAVDLVSAYILSEEIKTEAAITEANTMAKVTVTSYPTAAKGEFQTYSMEFTATTDKVLFFLISDDPLVDGTREVWTDNYVIDFK, encoded by the coding sequence ATGAAACGAACATTTCTATCCGGCAAGAAGGCAACGGCCTTTTTCTCAAGAGGCCTAGCGGCAACTATATTGGCCTTTGGGGCTCTTACCTTCGCAACATCTTGTGGAGAAGATGAGAAAGTCGATCCTCCAGTACCCGCAGCAGCGTCTTTTGTCGCTCAAGTGGATGTATTCGAGGTGACCTTCGTTAACTCGTCTACTGGCGCTGTAAGTTCTGCTTGGGATTTTGGAGATGGCAACACCTCTACAGAGCTTAATGTAGTGCACACTTACACCTCACCAGGTGACTACACTGTAACACTAACCGTAACAGGTGAAGCTGAAGACACAGATACTGCTGAAGAAGTAGTGTCAATCGTTATCCCAGAGTCATCTTTTGAAAATGGTGATTTTGATCTGTATCCTGCTGACCATGAAATGTACCAGGCCAACAATGACATGTGGGAACCACCAACTGCAGATGATGGCTGGACAGGACGTGAAGGCTTCAGAGCTGGCGGTATGACCACTGACGGTAAAAAGCTTGAGGATGGCACTAAAACCAATGGTCTTAAAATTTACGGCCCAGAGCGAGGCGCATACCAGGTAGTTGATGTGGTTCCAGGCGCTACTTACGTAGTTACATTCGAAGCAGCAACTGAAGTAATTGACGAGCCAGCTGTTGACTTAGTATCTGCTTATATTCTCTCTGAGGAAATTAAAACAGAGGCGGCTATCACAGAGGCTAACACCATGGCCAAGGTCACGGTAACCAGCTACCCTACTGCAGCTAAGGGTGAGTTCCAAACTTATTCCATGGAATTCACAGCAACCACCGACAAAGTGCTTTTCTTCCTCATCAGTGATGATCCACTTGTGGATGGAACTCGTGAAGTTTGGACAGATAACTACGTTATCGATTTCAAATAA
- a CDS encoding FadR/GntR family transcriptional regulator → MDLLNNFKEIVIEKPGDKIIKQIKELISSGQLKPGDRLPAERMLSERFGVGRTYVRDAIRKLEFYGILKTLPQSGTVVAGFGIGALEGLISDVLELQGSDFHALVETRVLLEVNAARFAAMRRTNEDIGSIASALSDYEKVVSEGKNSVECDLLFHLKIAEASKNSVLTSLMLIITPDILTYFKENNVCGGDRPVTALDEHYKILEHIEQKRPDEAADSMKEHLSDILSFSLTQSNISESAVAEK, encoded by the coding sequence ATGGATTTGCTAAATAACTTTAAGGAGATTGTCATTGAAAAACCGGGGGATAAAATCATCAAACAGATTAAGGAACTGATTTCTTCTGGTCAATTGAAGCCGGGAGATAGGCTACCAGCAGAGCGCATGCTGAGCGAACGCTTTGGGGTAGGCAGAACTTATGTGAGAGATGCTATTCGCAAACTGGAATTTTACGGTATTTTAAAGACTCTTCCACAGAGTGGTACAGTGGTGGCTGGTTTTGGAATCGGGGCCCTTGAAGGACTTATCTCCGACGTGCTTGAATTGCAGGGAAGTGATTTTCATGCTTTGGTAGAAACCAGAGTTCTTTTGGAGGTAAATGCTGCACGTTTTGCGGCTATGCGCAGAACCAATGAGGACATTGGATCCATTGCCAGTGCATTGTCGGATTACGAAAAGGTTGTTTCAGAGGGTAAAAATTCAGTGGAGTGTGACTTGTTGTTCCACTTGAAAATAGCTGAAGCTAGTAAGAACTCGGTGCTTACATCCCTCATGTTGATTATAACCCCAGACATTCTTACCTACTTCAAGGAAAACAATGTATGCGGGGGTGATCGCCCAGTTACCGCTTTGGATGAACATTACAAGATATTGGAGCACATTGAGCAGAAAAGACCTGATGAGGCTGCTGACTCCATGAAAGAGCATTTGAGTGATATATTGAGTTTTTCATTGACTCAAAGCAATATCAGTGAATCGGCAGTTGCTGAAAAGTAA
- the gap gene encoding type I glyceraldehyde-3-phosphate dehydrogenase, with product MSKVKIGINGFGRIGRLVFRVAAENPNIEVVGINDLIDVDYMAYMLKYDSTHGQFKGDVEVKDGKLVVNGSAIRVTSERNPADLKWSDVGAEYIVESTGLFLTKESAKGHIDAGAKKVIMSAPSKDDTPMFVMGVNQDAYTSDMVFVSNASCTTNCLAPIAKVLNDKFGIESGLMTTVHATTATQKTVDGPSMKDWRGGRGAGQNIIPSSTGAAKAVGKVIPELNGKLTGMSFRVPTPDVSCVDLTVNLKTETTYEEVCAAMKAAAEGPLKGILGYTEDAVVSNDFLGDSRTSIFDAGAGIQLTPKFLKVVSWYDNEWGYSTKVVELLEYIASK from the coding sequence ATGTCAAAAGTAAAAATCGGAATCAATGGATTCGGAAGAATCGGCAGACTGGTATTCAGAGTAGCCGCTGAAAATCCGAATATTGAAGTGGTGGGAATCAACGACCTTATAGATGTTGATTACATGGCTTATATGCTAAAATACGATTCTACACACGGCCAGTTCAAAGGCGATGTAGAAGTAAAAGACGGTAAACTGGTTGTAAATGGTTCTGCAATTCGTGTAACATCAGAAAGAAACCCTGCAGACCTTAAGTGGAGCGACGTAGGCGCTGAGTACATTGTAGAATCTACAGGACTCTTCCTCACCAAAGAATCAGCTAAAGGGCACATCGATGCTGGTGCAAAAAAAGTAATCATGTCTGCTCCTTCTAAGGACGACACCCCTATGTTCGTAATGGGTGTGAACCAGGACGCTTATACCTCTGACATGGTGTTTGTATCAAACGCCTCTTGTACTACCAACTGTCTGGCTCCGATTGCCAAGGTTTTGAATGATAAATTCGGAATTGAGTCTGGCCTGATGACTACTGTACACGCTACCACTGCTACTCAGAAAACTGTAGACGGACCGTCTATGAAAGACTGGAGAGGCGGAAGAGGTGCCGGACAAAACATTATCCCTTCTTCTACAGGTGCAGCCAAAGCTGTGGGTAAAGTAATTCCTGAGTTGAACGGAAAATTAACAGGTATGTCTTTCAGAGTACCTACTCCTGACGTTTCTTGTGTAGACCTTACCGTCAACCTGAAAACTGAAACTACTTACGAAGAAGTATGTGCGGCTATGAAAGCAGCAGCTGAAGGTCCATTGAAGGGTATTCTTGGATATACAGAAGATGCAGTTGTCTCTAACGACTTCCTGGGTGATTCCAGAACTTCGATCTTCGATGCGGGTGCAGGTATCCAATTGACTCCTAAATTCTTGAAAGTGGTATCATGGTACGACAATGAGTGGGGTTATTCTACTAAAGTTGTTGAGCTATTGGAATACATCGCTTCCAAATAA
- a CDS encoding glucan 1,4-alpha-maltotetraohydrolase domain-containing protein, which produces MMKHLLLSIAFLLLMMSAGAQAANDGRVLLQGFYWESSHDYPGDWYSHLEGKSADMNAAGIDMIWLPPPSDAGSLEGYLPRELNNFANSYGSLAEHQSLLSTLNGLGIEAIADIVVNHRVGSTNWVDFTNPTWGTNSITGDDEVWSNSAYSGISLRGNNDSGTPYAAARDIDHSQGFVQNDIKAFLDNLKAIGYDGWRYDFVHGFDPYYFTVYNGHTNPTFSVGENWSANKQVVQDWVNATGSTAFDFSTYYTLKAVIKDNNYSYLSTQGAPSGGIGWDPRHYTTFIENHDTPDYDPGNNVLNGNNVGQSYAYLLTHPGVPCIYWPHMYEWGSAVTNEIKALIQVRKDAGIHSESPVTIHRSENGLYVASIAGDIHSVFLKMGYGNWGDPAAEGMGSTWTLAASGTNYAVWSEGGTGGGGGGGSMTVYVQGYSHAYAWDSNQNPLLGAWPGTAMTAGAGGWNEVTISADCSNVIFSNNGAGQTADLSTCNDMPYYENGTWYASEPGGGGGGSSGSMTVYAQGYTHAYAWDANLNPLLGAWPGSALGTGPNGWSEISISEDCANIIFSNNGSNQTSDLYTCSDSPYYSNGAWYATDPNGGGSTLTVYVQGYSHFYAWGDGQTYTNGWPGSTLTNNGDGWYYGVIPANCSNVIFNNNGANQTADLYTCGPTSYYANGSWSGSGSRAAIFDDNDLTIYPNPFFSQASVSFSLKTAAHVRLEVFNTSGQSMKLFDSDLAEGGHQITFHASQLPPSNAMYIVRVSVNDEQYTRKIVVK; this is translated from the coding sequence ATGATGAAACACCTCTTACTTTCTATCGCTTTTTTACTGCTCATGATGAGCGCCGGTGCCCAGGCCGCCAATGATGGCCGGGTGCTTCTCCAGGGTTTTTACTGGGAATCTTCTCATGATTATCCGGGTGACTGGTACAGTCATTTGGAAGGCAAATCTGCGGATATGAATGCCGCCGGTATTGACATGATCTGGCTTCCGCCTCCGAGTGATGCCGGGTCATTGGAGGGCTACCTCCCCAGAGAACTCAATAATTTCGCTAACTCGTATGGATCACTGGCTGAGCATCAGAGCCTGCTCTCTACCCTGAATGGATTGGGTATAGAAGCCATTGCAGACATTGTGGTCAACCATCGGGTGGGGTCAACCAATTGGGTGGATTTCACCAACCCTACCTGGGGAACCAACTCCATTACCGGTGACGATGAGGTCTGGAGCAATTCGGCTTATAGTGGAATCTCTCTGAGAGGCAATAACGACTCGGGTACCCCATACGCTGCTGCCAGGGATATTGATCATTCGCAGGGCTTTGTGCAGAACGACATCAAGGCTTTTTTGGACAATCTGAAAGCCATTGGCTATGACGGCTGGCGTTACGACTTTGTACATGGGTTTGATCCTTATTATTTCACAGTATATAACGGTCACACCAATCCCACATTTTCTGTAGGTGAAAACTGGAGTGCCAACAAGCAAGTGGTTCAGGACTGGGTAAATGCCACCGGCTCTACAGCCTTTGATTTTTCCACTTATTACACCCTCAAGGCGGTGATTAAGGATAATAATTATTCATATCTGTCTACTCAGGGGGCACCTTCAGGAGGTATTGGCTGGGACCCACGGCATTATACCACTTTTATTGAAAACCATGACACTCCGGATTACGATCCCGGCAACAATGTATTGAATGGTAACAATGTAGGTCAGTCTTACGCCTACCTGCTGACTCACCCAGGAGTACCCTGTATCTACTGGCCGCACATGTATGAGTGGGGATCAGCGGTGACCAACGAGATCAAGGCGCTGATCCAGGTGAGGAAGGATGCCGGGATTCATAGTGAGAGCCCGGTCACGATTCATCGGAGCGAAAATGGATTGTACGTGGCCTCCATTGCGGGAGATATCCATTCTGTTTTCCTGAAGATGGGTTATGGCAACTGGGGAGATCCTGCGGCTGAGGGGATGGGTAGTACCTGGACTTTGGCTGCATCAGGAACCAACTATGCTGTATGGTCTGAAGGAGGCACAGGTGGTGGAGGCGGAGGTGGCTCCATGACCGTATATGTGCAGGGTTATAGTCATGCTTATGCCTGGGATAGTAATCAAAATCCACTCCTTGGCGCCTGGCCAGGCACGGCGATGACTGCCGGGGCTGGTGGATGGAATGAAGTGACCATCTCCGCAGACTGCTCGAACGTGATCTTCAGCAACAATGGAGCTGGCCAGACAGCAGACCTTAGCACTTGCAATGACATGCCTTACTATGAGAATGGCACTTGGTATGCAAGCGAGCCAGGAGGTGGCGGAGGAGGTTCCTCTGGCTCTATGACGGTATATGCCCAGGGCTACACGCACGCCTATGCCTGGGATGCCAATTTGAACCCACTTCTTGGCGCCTGGCCAGGGTCAGCACTGGGTACTGGTCCTAATGGATGGAGTGAAATTAGCATTTCGGAGGACTGTGCCAACATCATTTTTAGCAACAATGGAAGTAACCAGACCAGTGATTTGTACACCTGTAGTGACTCTCCCTATTACAGCAATGGAGCATGGTATGCCACTGATCCCAATGGAGGCGGAAGTACCCTCACAGTTTACGTTCAGGGCTACTCCCACTTTTATGCCTGGGGGGATGGACAGACCTACACCAATGGCTGGCCTGGTAGTACACTGACTAACAATGGTGACGGTTGGTACTATGGAGTGATCCCGGCCAATTGCTCCAATGTGATCTTCAATAACAATGGAGCCAATCAGACGGCTGACTTGTATACCTGTGGGCCTACGTCTTATTATGCCAATGGCAGCTGGTCTGGTAGTGGTAGCCGGGCAGCTATTTTTGATGACAATGACCTGACCATCTATCCCAATCCATTTTTCTCTCAAGCCAGTGTGTCATTTAGTTTGAAAACAGCCGCCCATGTCAGGTTGGAGGTCTTCAATACGAGCGGACAGAGTATGAAACTTTTTGATTCAGATTTAGCTGAGGGTGGGCATCAAATCACTTTTCATGCGAGCCAGTTGCCGCCTTCCAATGCCATGTATATCGTGAGGGTATCGGTGAATGATGAGCAATATACGCGGAAGATTGTGGTGAAGTAA
- a CDS encoding ATP-binding protein has product MYYTDLTDAKRVLQFLKRANQQDIDLHIGLGLASRALELSMKLDDTGLMARSLYKLSELHQALGEIDQSIHYIREAIGLYQVLGEEELIARSKFQLAEIHYKSENYHLSLIYLLDCLDIYNRTKDYYNLAGVQKFLGGIYEYFGDERNAIMAYERSAQAARRIGARDLESDAYNPLSGIYLNQNDTEKAEQLIERSFQMKQELGDKRGLAFALYGKAKVYVKKGQSNRAKEAYQEAIRLHREIGELLGLGMCYHKLGVMYYEEGDLDKAIEALKGALNFAGLYNLVVIKSKCNNLLYRIFKERGDFENALGYIEDYVTEKEVLIGAQTQKVIHSYDAITTMERLQKDAENQREKAEIMDKKNKAEQSSKMKQDFLSTMSHEIRTPLNAVTTITSLLQESAREDQVSLLSSLSFSSNNLLRIINDILDFNKLDVGKLRLQPSTVAFRKLMENIRLTYSNMAIEKGISLKMHISEQVSDFYKVDETRITQILGNLVSNAIKFTEKGSVSLNIEYGETKNNKDLLRFSVVDTGIGIEEDFIHEVFDSFSQPQFHKSKKYGGSGLGLAIVKKLIELHGSNIHVESQVGHGATFYFTLYLEKAEPRRLKTETRRKKLNPKSILLAEDNMINAMVSLKLLGNWGMESVHARNGEEAVKLAESQVFDCILMDIHMPSMDGIEASQRIRNTNNPNVNTPIYALTADVMVGFGDESSQFFNGFLLKPIEQEKLYAVLASV; this is encoded by the coding sequence ATGTATTACACCGACCTGACAGATGCGAAGAGAGTTTTACAATTTCTGAAAAGAGCCAATCAGCAGGATATCGACTTGCACATTGGCTTGGGATTGGCTAGCAGAGCGCTTGAGCTCAGTATGAAGCTGGATGATACCGGGCTGATGGCCAGAAGTCTGTATAAGCTCTCAGAGTTGCACCAGGCCCTCGGTGAAATTGATCAATCCATTCATTATATCAGGGAAGCCATCGGGCTTTATCAGGTGCTGGGCGAGGAGGAGCTCATTGCCCGCAGCAAATTCCAACTGGCAGAAATTCATTATAAGTCAGAAAATTATCACCTGAGCCTCATTTATCTCCTGGATTGTCTGGATATCTACAATCGGACAAAGGATTACTATAATTTGGCTGGAGTTCAGAAATTTCTCGGGGGGATTTACGAGTATTTTGGTGATGAGCGCAATGCCATCATGGCCTATGAGCGATCTGCCCAGGCTGCCAGAAGGATCGGTGCCAGAGACCTGGAGTCGGACGCCTATAACCCCCTTTCGGGTATTTACCTTAACCAGAACGACACAGAAAAGGCCGAACAGCTTATTGAGCGGTCATTTCAGATGAAGCAGGAGCTCGGGGATAAGCGGGGCTTGGCATTTGCCCTGTACGGAAAAGCCAAGGTCTATGTGAAAAAAGGGCAAAGTAACCGTGCCAAAGAGGCCTACCAGGAAGCCATACGGCTGCACAGGGAGATCGGAGAGTTGCTGGGATTGGGCATGTGCTACCACAAGCTTGGGGTGATGTACTATGAGGAGGGGGATCTGGACAAGGCGATAGAAGCACTGAAGGGAGCGTTGAATTTCGCAGGACTGTACAACCTGGTGGTGATCAAATCCAAATGTAACAACCTGCTATATCGGATTTTCAAAGAGCGTGGGGATTTTGAGAATGCCCTCGGCTACATCGAGGATTATGTGACCGAAAAGGAAGTCCTTATAGGTGCACAGACCCAGAAAGTCATCCACAGCTATGATGCCATCACTACCATGGAGCGTCTACAAAAAGATGCTGAAAATCAGCGTGAGAAGGCTGAGATCATGGATAAAAAGAATAAAGCAGAGCAGTCCTCCAAGATGAAGCAGGACTTCCTCTCTACGATGAGTCATGAGATCAGAACTCCGCTGAATGCCGTGACCACCATCACCTCATTATTGCAGGAGAGCGCCCGGGAGGATCAGGTAAGTCTATTGAGTTCACTCAGTTTTTCTTCCAACAACCTTCTGAGGATCATTAATGATATTCTGGATTTCAACAAGCTGGACGTAGGCAAACTGAGGTTGCAGCCATCGACCGTGGCGTTCAGGAAGTTGATGGAAAATATACGTCTTACCTATAGCAACATGGCTATTGAGAAAGGCATCAGTTTGAAAATGCACATTTCAGAACAGGTCTCTGATTTTTATAAGGTTGACGAAACACGTATTACTCAGATTTTGGGCAACCTGGTAAGTAATGCTATCAAATTCACGGAGAAGGGATCCGTCAGTCTGAATATCGAATACGGGGAGACAAAAAACAATAAAGACCTGCTCAGATTCAGTGTGGTGGATACGGGGATCGGCATAGAGGAGGACTTTATTCATGAGGTGTTTGATAGTTTCTCTCAGCCGCAGTTTCACAAAAGCAAAAAATATGGGGGCTCGGGATTGGGGCTGGCCATTGTGAAAAAATTAATTGAGTTGCACGGAAGCAATATCCATGTGGAGAGTCAGGTGGGGCACGGAGCCACTTTTTATTTTACCCTATATCTGGAAAAGGCAGAGCCGCGCCGCTTGAAAACCGAAACCCGAAGGAAAAAACTCAATCCCAAGTCTATTTTGCTGGCGGAGGATAATATGATCAATGCCATGGTTTCCCTGAAGCTACTGGGCAACTGGGGGATGGAAAGTGTACACGCCCGCAATGGCGAGGAGGCGGTAAAGTTGGCCGAGTCACAGGTATTTGATTGTATTCTCATGGATATTCATATGCCTAGCATGGATGGCATAGAGGCCTCGCAGCGCATCCGGAATACGAACAACCCCAATGTTAACACGCCTATATATGCCCTCACCGCTGATGTGATGGTGGGCTTTGGTGATGAATCTTCACAGTTTTTCAACGGTTTTTTGCTCAAGCCTATAGAGCAGGAAAAACTCTATGCGGTGCTGGCTTCAGTCTGA